ATCTGTAAATTATGACTTAAATTCTATTCAATTAAATTCTCTCACAATCCACTGTCCAAAACCACCCCCTAAGTTTAAATGTTGTATTTTAAATGAATACCCTATTACTCTTAATACTAATGAATACATTACacaaataatatgtataataatattactacatttaagaattattttcatttttagtaaTCTATTTTTAcgcacaaaataataaataattatagtaAATCAAATTTACATATTGTAACAATTGCAAAACCATATAAGCTAGACTAATAACACATTTACGCTATctaaataactcaaaaacacCACTCACTCCATCAATAACAGTCAAACGACATACAATAATTAACTCAACACCGTCTAATACCACCGTCGTTTTGGTAATTTTCCAGTTTGGTCTGCTTtggtaatttactaatttttgttagaaatatttGCCTAGGCCTAAGTCCACCGTCcttttggtttatttgtttCTTGCTCTGCAAGATATTGAGCTGGTTTGTATAGAAATCATTTAGTTGGGCCTGGTACGATGTGGTGGCTACAATTTGTATAGGTAATTAATAAGTGAACAAATGTCAGCTTTGATATAAACAATAGAGAGTtaatattgatgttttttttaaataaaaaaaaaattaaaagaaagtaGAATCATGAATTCGACATGCTGATCATatagaattattattatatatttagtggATTATTGATTGGCCAAGACAATCAAATGTCTCCTGGTCTAATTAGGGGGAAGAAGCTCAATCCAAAATACTTTGATTGAGTTTCGGTTTTGAACGTTTCGGTTCTACTACATCTTTAAGTTTTTTAGTCCTCTATTCAGGGATTGGATCCCGAATCCTTGTTCTCGTTTCTATATatcaaagaaaagcaaaagaaaaataaaaagtaatctaAACTAACAACTAAAAACGTTCTTGCAACCTTTGATATAtgttaggcctgggcattcggagTAAACCGAGAAAATCGAACCAAGAAAACCGAAAATTTCGGATCTCGGCGCTGATTGTGAGGGGAAAGCCAAATCGATCGGcgaaataattttagtaattcgGTTAtcaattcggttcggttcggcaGACGATAACCAATCGGTTTTTCGGTTAATAGATGCaccatataaaatgaaaaaaaccctagatttctcatttcttctcttatttttttctctgcCTCCGAGAGAAAACTTCTTCTCTGCCTCCTTCTTCTCATTCATTCTTCTCAATCTTTCTCATTTGATTATTCTTTTTGCTGCATCTTCCCACCTATTtatgtatcttcttctcttcgtcgtCATAGATCCATGGCCAGTGTTTTGCACAACAGTCTAAAACGTTGTTAGCCTATCACCATCAGTCATTTATAATCAATTCTCTCCGACAACTAAACTGTGGTCCAGATTAACCGCTACTAGCTTCCTCAACACCAAACTAACGATTGGTAAATCTTCAGATCTAAtcaattttcatcttttttgttgatttcttttcttatttcataAGTTTAGATGAATGATTGCATGTTTTTTTGATGATGGTAGGTTATAGATCTCGATGAAGGCATGTTTTTCACGGGGAGATCCTACTGCCAGATGCTAATGCTACCGTCGCCGTCGAAGATCCGCTGCTGTCGAAGATCCGCCACCGTTGAAGTTCCGCCGCCTTGGAAATGAGTAGGGGCAAGGAGTtgataaaaccctaatttttgatGGATTTTGGTTGCTATTTAATTTGggctttgttttgtaaaatttggcCCACTAGTTTAGTGGTTTGTAATtgtaaatttgttatttttaaagcCCATTCTTATAAATTTGGTCTAATTCGGTTTAATTAAAccgaattaaattaaaattcggTTTATTTCGGAATTGATTTTAAATCCAATAACCGACCCGAATAAACCGATTACCGAATAACCCGAACCGAACTTTTATTCGGGTTAATTCGGCTGAATTTTTAGATAAccgaaattttgaaaaaccgaTTNGTTTTGCTGCATCTTCCCACCTATTtatgtatcttcttctcttcgttgTCATAGATCCATGGCCAGTGTTTTGCACAACAGTCTAAAACGTTGTTAGCCTATCACCATCAGTCATTTATAATCAATTCTCTCTGACAACTAAACTGTGGTCCAGATTCACCGCTACTAGCTTCCTCAACACCAAACTAACGATTGGTAAATCTTCAGATCTAATcgattttcatcttttttgttgttttcttttcttatttcataAGTTTAGATGAATGATTGCATGTTTTTTTGATGATGGTAGGCCTCGATGAAGGCATGTTTTTCACGGGGAGATCCTACTGCCAGATGCTAATGCTACCGTCGCCGTCGAAGATCCGCCGCTATCGAAGATCCGCCACCGTTGAAGTTCCGCCGCCTTGGAAATGAGTAGGGGCAAGGAGTtgataaaaccctaatttttgatGGATTTTGGTTGCAATTTAATTTGggctttgttttgtaaaatttggcCCACTAGTTTAGTGGTTTGTAATtgtaaatttgttatttttaaagcCCATTCTTATAAATTTGGTCTAATTCGGTTTAATTAAAccgaattaaattaaaattcggTTTATTTCGGAATTGATTTTAAATCCAATAACCGACCCGAATAAACCGATTACCGAATAACCCGAACCGAACTTTTATTCGGGTTAATTCGGCTGAATTTTTAGATAAccgaaattttgaaaaaccgattaaaccgaaccgaataacCCGTTTAAACCGAATGTCCAGGCCTAATATATGCTTTGATTGAGACCTATCAATTTGGTATCAAAACTATACCACTTGCTAAACTGGGAAGTAACATGGAAAAAATTGAGGAGTTCGAAACCAATTTGGTTAAGCTAGCTGCAAGATGTGTTTTAGAATCTAAATCAAATTATGATGTATTAGTGCGAGAATTGGCACCCTTGACATACCGGTCTAAACTAAAAAGTAAACTGGTTATCTGATAAATAAATAGGTggaatgttttataaataaatttctatctatttgattttattttgttggacATATAAAGGAATATTTTCCCTTTACAAGACTTTTCGTGTCAATCATCTGATTTAaagtcaataaaaataaaatcctttgaAACACAAAGtaagttaattttttatcttCACATATTGTGACATTCTTATTATGTAGTTGGTAATTACTAATCgcttattttgttttaacatttcaattttagatctttaattttgtattttgtcaaatttaacttatattttgcttatatttttagggcattctcaaaaatgcccctttttccatacccctttttaaaaataccccttcatgttgaccatttttaaaactacccctctttatatacaaaatgaccaaattacccttttttgagtgacagcaagaatgtacagtcatcgaaaatattttcccgccaaaaaaatttcccgccaaaaaattttttttccgccaaaatcgaaaatttttcccaaaaaaaatattttttcccaccaaaaaaaaaatttcccgccaaaatcgaaaatttttcccgccaaaaatattgaaatttataccttttaaaaacattgtaaacgcttttaaaaaacttttaaaagcgtttataatgtttttaaaaggtttttaaacacattgtaaacgcttttaaaaaccttgtaaatgcttttaaaaagcttgtaaatgcttttaaaaggtttttaagcatcttgtaaacgcttttaataactttttaaaagcatttacaaggtgtttaaaaactttttaaaacacttttaaaaatcttacaaaaacttttacaaggtttttaaaaacattgtaaaagcgtttacaaggtatttaaaaaccttttaaatttttttttaaaaaccatttgaaaaccttttaaaaaccttttaaaaccttttaaaaatcttgtaaaagcgtttacaagttatttaaaaaaccttttaaaactctttaaaaaatcttgtaaaagcctttacaaggtgtttataaggtgtttataaggcttttataaggtagaaaccttataaaaccttttaaaaaccttgtaaattttttttggcgggaaaatttttttgtcgaaattttttatcaaaatttttttgtcaaaaaagtttttggcgggaaaattttttcgaaaactttttggcgggaaaatatgtcggaaattttttggcggaaaaattttatttttctttttattgaataaaataattttcatataagggtaaaatggtcattaaaaattaaaaaagggctaaaataaaaatggccagaaaagaggatatttttgaaaagaggtatatcaaaaggggcatttttaacaaattctctatatttttcttatatttttcttggttttttcttacttttgatcattatttttcttttgattatttaagTTGGTATACAATGAAAAACAAGTCTCTTTGCTAATGTACTATTTCCATTAGTTTTTACTTTGTATATCATGtatgttatttactttttgatATCCGACTACTTTgacaaaaagtaaagaacatatTTGTATTTCTTAATTTCTAATTTATGATAAGATTATTTcgaaattttgattaattattttatataatggaaatattatgtaataatctctatataatttttttttttcagcaaataATCTCTATATAATTAGTTAAGTAATCACTACAAGAAACATGCTTGGAGACGTCGGTTTTCTTAAGTCATTCTTTAAACCGACGTAACCATTTAATAATACCaatatttattaagtttgtGAACTAAGGCGGTGTGCAGTAGAACGTGTGACATGGATGAAACATTCGATTAAGTCACcatgaaaattttggaaaaacaaaaagtttgttATAGACTTGTAGTAATACATAGCATTCATTTTTAAATTCATCTTATTCAATACGTATTAAAATATGGGTATAGTTACACCTTTTCGTCGACGAGCAAAAACTTTGTACCAATTTCATCTTCAGTCCATAAGTTACGGATTACATGTAGCCGAATCACTCGGTCAATCACAGGATGATTCGAATACCCAAGTTCTAGTTGGGTAAGTTGCTTATACTCAGAGCCGTCGCACAGATTATATGGGCCACAAgcctaaaatttttttttggcaattatCTTTaatgaatcaaacaaaattaataaaactgaTTGTAAACAAAGTTGAACTGGAGACATCCAAGAAGTTTTAGTAGTTCCTTACCACTACACTAATAGGAAATTTTGCTAATTTTAGGGCCGGAAAATTATTTATCAGTATCGGGCCGCAAGCAGCTGCTTCATCAGCCTGTGCTTACGGCACTCTCTGCTTAAACTGTGGAAATCTACGACCATCAACAACCACAACATCTGAAACataatttataagattaatatgaattaaataaaggCAATGAAAGATATATTCACAAATATTGTGACtaagaaaaagttgaaaaatataaaaataattacaacTGACGGACCTAGAGAGACTGGTATCTCCattgaaaaaaatacagcaCTCGAATGtcttcttctcactttttttttctcgcttCTCACTTATTACTTCTCATCATAATTTTCTACATTCCCAACCTATATAAGCAAAATGAAGATTCCATTATTAGGTACACTTCTTcctatataatatatctttctcttttacCTACAAATACAACTTACAAAGATGCCACTTAAATGTGGAGCATCGATTAATCTATTAAATGGTGTATCAAATGTAATGGTTAACTATTTAATTTAATCCATGTTATtgtatactattaaaaaaatagatgacAAAATTTTATCTGAGTACACTAGGGTAGAATCCAGacttattttgtatttttaattttggtttatagaTGAAATTTGATTAATTCTTATGAGTACAACTAAATAACTAAGGgaagatgtatatataaaaacatatatgtatgttgCAGTCATGTGCTTGATAAGTATGGAAGGTGATGACATAAGTATGGAATGTGATGACATAGTAATGTTGTTAGAAGTTTAACTTTACTATCATGTGAcatattacaaaactaaactTAGGCTGTTATTGTGTTGTGAATTAGagccaaaatcaaaactaaaattcttgttcttttcatatttcatttttcaatttaaattaaaaaatattttctccatttaaaattatttgttttttaagttttttcacacgaattaagaaaataaaatttatattttactattttcaatatattacCTACTTTTTTAATTGGTCAAAACATAGAAGCATTTGGGATAGAATATGAATTTTTTCAAACATGTATTAGAAATCTGAAATGACGATTATGAAATCAAACTTAAGTCATATAAAATGACAGTTAAaatgaaagtaatattttattaattcagtacatttatattatagttattGAACTAATTTAGTGTGACTATACTTCTAATGTTATAGTTATTTAAATAATGAAAAGTagcaaaaaataagaaaaaattaagaaaaatatgagcaaaacataagttgaatatgaaaatatatatatatatataatccatccGTTTGtccaaaaatatacatatatatacccGTTCCACATCCAAAATGAATTTCTCCATTATCACGGACACTTCTTCCTAATTAttatgtctttatttttttccataaaaatatatagattcaaCTTTCAGTAGCTTCCACTTAAATGAGGTGCATCAATTAATGTATTGTATGGTGTATCAAATGTGATGATGGTACGTCCACTCATAGCCGTACGTCCCCTATATAATATACAGTATAAAATTTTGGTCTAAtggttcaaaaatattttattatgttttccaCGTGAGTTCATAACCAAATTCTTATGTcaacaaaaactttttctttcgttatttttatttatttaagctctaagaatcctaaatatttttgttttctcaaatgtgtttttttttcccaaaaagtTCCTTTTATATATCAAACCATATCTTCATCCTTACATGGAGAGACTGTTTTGGAGATTCAAAGTTATTACAGCAACCTTTAAAGACAACTAACTTTAGAAAACAACATAAACACGATAATTAGttggaagatgatgaaggaagTCCATCGTCATCACACCACAGTAAGACCTCCCATACAATGAAGATCATTGTATCTAGTCTCAAAGCATACTTCATAAGCAAGAGTAATGACTGATTCAGACACACCATCTCCTCCTCTGCAAAAAGATTTCTTGTAAAGGTCTTCATGAATTTCTTCACAACCTTTAGCCTTCATCAAACATGAAGCTCAAACCACACCAAAAGGTGTAACAAGCATCCACTAACTTAACCAAGAGTTAGAAGATTATTATTTAAggaaactaaaaaccataaactaaaaagaaaatccCAGAGATAAGAGTCTGCTTTTATGTTAGAAGTCTCTGAGATTTTTGACTGCCTTAAAAACTTTTCAAGGAGGTTCAGGATTCACTGGGTAGAACCTCACACCTGGATCCTTTCTGCATTGTCGAGTGTTTCTTGCAGGCTCCACTTGTATCTGCTTTCCTTTCCTTCTCTTAGAACTCTCACCCAGTTCAAGTTTTCCTTTAGCTTTTCTAGAATCTGAAGATTCTTTTAAAGATCTGGAGCTTGAGGAAGGACCCCTTTGGAGATGGTGAGCAGCCAGAAATTCCTCTAAAGAAGGTGCAGGATTAACCGGTCTTGGTGGTTGAGAGATGGGAGAGTAAGAGGATAACTCAGAGCTCTGCTCTGACTGAGGGTCTTCAGGGCCTCTGCGAAGATTAGAACCCTCGCTTTCTTCTCTAGCAGGAAAAACCGGAACCTCTAAGCAGTCCTCATGAACGATAGGGGGAGCCAGGAACGGACAATGATTAGAGTCATGATTGATACGGCAACAGTTGGTGCAGATCCGTATGAGTTTCTCATACTCAAAGCCAATCATGGCCCCTTCACCTGATTCAAATCTGACTCTTCTAAAAAACCTGAGACGGTCTGATATACCAATTCTGATCTTAAGTCTGATAAAAGCTATCTGCGTAGATGTCTCCTCATTGAAATCCAGTTCAACAACCTCTCCAAGAGTATTATTAGCAATAAACCGAACAGTTGTTTCAGACACATAAGGTAAGGGTATACCTCTTACTTGGACCCATAGGTCAATAGAGGTGAGGAAATCATCTGCAGGATAGTCTTCCCACCTTTGCAAAGCTACAAACCAGTTATTAAACAACCAAGGGCCCCTTCTGAGCACAGCTCTCAAATCAGACTCCGACCGGAACCGAAACTGGACAAATCTATCATCCAACACACGTCCATGCACCCTAGCAGATAAACCCCATGAGTTAGGCAGCGCAAGGATCACACGCCTAAGCTCTTGCTCGTTGGTATTAAGAGGACGCCCAATCAAACTAACCCTGTTTCTAGCAAGAACTCCAGCATAAGCTACATGTGGAACAAACAGTTCTGGGTCGTCTCGGCCCAGAACCATATACTACAGATCATTCCACAGTTCGTCAGACATTAGAAgggtaaaagaaaagagaaggaaagtTACAATATAAAAAGGAACCAAAGGAGGATATATATAGGAGTAAATAAAAGTACTAAGGTAATATAGTACAAGAGTTTATTtgataagagaagaaaagtcaaagaagacaaaaaggagagcaaaccaaataaaaaatgattatagaGAGATAGAATCACCGCTTAAAACCCAAAAAGTCttctgcttttgtttttttctgggaAGATTCAAGACCCTAGTCAATCGATGAACGAtaaacccaaatatatatatatatatatacccataTTTAAAAAACTAGAAACGAGGAAAAAACCTGATAATGGAACAGAGAGAAATTGCTAGCTTATAGAAGTAGAAAGCACCCTTTGTTCATTCTCAAAAAAACCTTTCAACCATGTGGGGAAACCACAAGCCACATAAGAAGACAACCGCAGATCCAACGTAACACTATTTGCAATAAGAGTGGCCCCAATGTTACACATGGTAGGTTCATAAAGCAGAAACCAGTTTGGTTTATCTTTGCCAAGAAGGATAAGAGGCTCAATGAACCCTGCAAATGCAGGCCAGTGGCTAGGATTGTGCAACGCCTGTATAATTTCCAAAGAAGATGCCCCAAATGTAACATTCTCCACATGTAAACTTGCCATACTCTCTAAAGCCCATTCCCAACTCTTTATTTTAGCCTCAAAGACAGAGCAAACCGAAGCAAAGGACCGTCTACTGTGAAGAATGCCATTACCAACATGATCTCTCACCACCCAAGAGGCTCCCGACAAAGGAAATCTTTTGATGAAATTGAATACCAGAAATTTTACCTTCACTAGCAGCTTGATTGAAAAGGTGAACCAAAGCTTCAGTACAGAGCACAAACAAGAAAGGGGAAAGAGGATCCCCCTGTCTGATTCCTCTTTCAGGTTGAATTGAACCATAAGATTCTCCATTAACTAACACAGAATAGTTCACCGATGTTACACAGCCCATAACCCAAGCGATCCAACGTTCATGAAATCCTAGAGCAATAAGTATATCTTTCAAAAAACTCCATTCTACCCGATCATAAGCTTTTGACATATCAGTTTTAACCATCATAAACTCCTGAGAAACACTTGGAAGAGTGTGAAGACTATGAACAATTTCATGTGCTATTAAGATATTATCAGAAATCAGTCTTTCTGAGACAAAAGCAGCCTGAGTAGGAGAGACTATGGAAGATAAATGTTTTTTCAGTCTATGCACCAGAATTTTTGAGACAATCTTATAAATCACTGAGCACAAACTGATTGGCCTGAGATCCGACATTTTTTTTGGAGCTTGAATCTTGGGGATCAAACACAACAGCGTATGATTCCATTCCATCGGAAGATTCCCAGTGGTAAAAAACGAGAGCACCTCTTTATTGACCTGATCATGAATTGCTGGCCAaaactttttgaaaaagaaGCCAGTGAGCCCATCAGAACCGGGAGCACTCTCACTACTAATTGAGAAGGCAGCTTGGCGTATCTCAGAGACTGTAATGTCCTTAGAGAGGTCTTGATTCATACTGATTGAAACTCTCGGCTGAAAGTTATATAGTAAAGCACTAACCTGCGAAGGTGCAGATGATGAGAAAAGCTTAGAGAAATATTTAACAGCCACTTCACCTTTCTGTTGTTCACCAAATTGCTCGACACTAGTGTCATCTATAATGAAAGGTAAGGAATTTTTCATTCTAGCAGCTTTCACTGATGCTTGGAAAAATCTGGTATTCCTATCCCCATCAAGAAGCCATTTCTCTGTACTTTTTTGTCTCCAGTAAATTTCTTCTTCCCGGAATGCTATAGCAAGGTCTCTTTTAATCGCATTTATCCTTCTGAAGTTAGGCTTCAAGGTTTCATAGTGACTTGCTAACtcttttcttaatcttttaatCCTGATCTCTGAGTTAGACCATGCTCGTTTCTTCCAGATGCCAATAGCCTTTCTGCAATTTTCAATTCTCGCCAGAACAGAGCAATCGGAACCTATTGTGCTCATTTCATTCCACGCTTTCTGGATTACTTCCAATAAAGAAGGATCCTCAGCCCATCTCTTGTCAAACCAGAATTGATTCATGAACAATTCTTTGTCACTTGTAAATTTAACCAAAACAGGCTTATGGTCTGATCCTAATTTCTCCAAAAACCACTGATGACTATTGGGAAATAAAGAAAACCAGGCAGGTTTCCCAAAGCATCTATCAAGTCTACACTGAATCCACTGTTTATTCCTAACGCCACCCCAAGTAAAACAATTTCCAGAGCTACCAAGTTCAGACATGTCACAATTAGcaagaaaagtttgaaaaggGTGAAAGGAACTTAGGTCTCGTAATGGTCCTCCCAACTTCTCTCCATTTGATAGTAAGGCATTAAAATCACCAAGCATACACCAGGCTTCTTTTCTTAACAAACCAAACTCTGAGATTTTATCCCAAACTAAGGAGCGAAGACCAATAACCGGATTCCCATAAACACAAGAAACATACCACATCTTTGAACCACTAGAAACTTTCATATCTATAAAGTTTTTGTCTACTCCCAAAAACTCAATATCAACACTATCTTTCCGAAAAAGAGCTAATCCACCACTAAAACCTTCTGGTTCAACAGTTCTAAGATTATTATAGCCTATCCAACCTTGAATCTTTTCCACAAagccaaaagagtttttttgtctccatgaggaataaGATATCAGGGAAATGAGTTTTTCTCATTTCCTTGAGAAGACGAATTGTCCAAGGATTCCCCAGCCCTTGAACATTACAGCATAATAAATTTATTGGTCTTGCGGCAGTTCACCTGGAACCACCGAATCATTGTCTCTCTGGAGACCTTTGGCCAACCCCTTTCCTGTTTCCTTTGCATCACTCTTTCCAGTAATATCAAGATTATTATCCAAAATTGAACCcatagttttgatatttttatcttttctgcCTTTGGAATTTTTTAACCAAGGCCTAGGCCTTTTCGACGAAGATATCACCTGCTGAGAACTTTTTGAGGAACTTGCTTCAAGACTACCCGCACAAAAGGTTGACGGAGAGCAATAAAAAGAGGAATCTTGATCTAAGAATTGTATGGGAACCTCTAAAACCGTGCTCTGCTTTATCATCCTATCAGCTTTGATTGCATCAGCTAAGACTTTTGAAGAAGAGAATCCTGCAGCAGATGAAGCTAAACCTGAAGATTGCGCCTCCTTGCCTTTCGATAGATCCTTTGTCACAGCCGATCTATCATCCACACGTTGGTGATCCTGAACAGATTGGATAAAAGGGCATCTAGGTTTGTCATGAGTCAGCCTCTGACACTGAAAACATCTTTTGCGAATCCTCTCATAATCTATTCCAATCTTAACTATAGTTCCATTCGGCAGTTGAAGCTCTTTAAAATTTCTCAAACCCTTGGACAGGTCAAGCAAAACtctaacacacacaaaatctcTGCTTTGTGCATCTGATTCATCGAAAGGAACTTCTAGTACCTGTCCTAGACACCCAGCTAATTCCGTAATAGTATCCTT
The Camelina sativa cultivar DH55 chromosome 15, Cs, whole genome shotgun sequence DNA segment above includes these coding regions:
- the LOC109129340 gene encoding uncharacterized protein LOC109129340, which codes for MEKQLDQYLQEMSIEEEIDKPLVLSNQPKFSASERNQRSILGRFLNPENQRMANWILEMPRIWRLYDRVRGIALSRDRFQFIFKHEEDINEILKTGVWTQDDWGVVMERWVEDPPSDYLMFLPVWIRLRNIPVNHYTKDTITELAGCLGQVLEVPFDESDAQSRDFVCVRVLLDLSKGLRNFKELQLPNGTIVKIGIDYERIRKRCFQCQRLTHDKPRCPFIQSVQDHQRVDDRSAVTKDLSKGKEAQSSGLASSAAGFSSSKVLADAIKADRMIKQSTVLEVPIQFLDQDSSFYCSPSTFCAGSLEASSSKSSQQVISSSKRPRPWLKNSKGRKDKNIKTMGSILDNNLDITGKSDAKETGKGLAKGLQRDNDSVVPGELPQDQ